The DNA region AGGCTCCAAAGCCTTCTCACGAGCAGCTCCAATGTGGAACACTCTCCCGTCCTTACTTTGATTATTCTGACTCAATGAACAGCTTCATTAACATTCAAACTCAAGACAATCTCTTTTATTTAACCTCGCTTATGACGCGGTTTGAATACAATGTATAGGCTtgtgttgttaaaggcagtggacactattggtaattgtcaaagactagccttcacagttggtgtatctcaacatatgcataaaataacaaacctgtaaaaatttgagctcgaatcggtcatcaaagttgcgagataataatgaaaaaagtaAACACCcctgtcatacgaagttgtgtgcgtttagatgggtgatttggagacctcaagttctaaacttgaggtctcgaaatcaaattcgttgaaaattacttctttctcaaaaactatggcacttcagagagagctgtttctcacaatgttttataccaccaacctctccccattacttgtcaccaagaaagtttttatgctaataattattgtgagtaattaccaatagtgtccactgcctttaaaagcaggTGTTCTGTGTGCACTTTTGTAACCTATCACAATTTCTTGTACACGGATCTCTTTGCTTAAAGTTTCTGTACAGAAATGTAATGATGTGTCTAATCAGAGTAAAATTTAAACTGGGATTATTATTCTTTGGACACCCGttaacataaattaaaatacaTGTTTACACTTaggcattattttgtgtatgaCGGTGTTTTGTTCTGACATACTTGCAACTTATAATGCTTTCctccagacccccccccccccccaaccaaaaTGACCCGGGAATTTACAAAGAAACTTCCACAATATCAGAACGGAATTTGAGGGTCGAGGTTGATTTCCGTTGTagtccatatttttttttacctcaacaaactttttaccaaaaaggtactctttacatttcaaatccttGCCCACTATAACatgtctttttaaaggcactggacatgtttagtaactgtcaaagacaagtattctcacttgttgtgtcccaacataatcttgaatgcataaaatagcaaacctttgaaaatgtgggctcaattggaCACCAatcttgaagtcttttattatttgggtgagaaataacctctttctcaaaaactacgttacttcagagggagccgtttctcacaaagtttttaattatactaacaattattttgagtaattaccaaaagtgtccagtgccttccaAATGACGAAATATACCtctttaaagaaacaaattaaagaatTAACAGCTAAAATGGAACCCAAAGTAGAAGAACTTGTGTACAACTAATTTTATGTTTACATATCATCCCATTTGGGTAGATGGAATTCCTTCCATTGAATGACGCCATCTTTATCGTAATCTTGTTTCGTCATCTGTTCGTCCGTCAGTTCGTCGGCTAATTCACACCCTCTTGGGATCAGACTTTCATCTCCCACAATGCTGTCGTACATctaaggaaaaaaacaaaccaatatattttgtaaaatgttaggGAAAATTGTAACAATTGTGATGAAACGACCCAATTTATTTCAGTTAGATGACATCATTTTTAAATGAAGACACTTATAGTTATGGGAAGAAATGGGTGGAAACGTCGTACCGATccttacatttttgtttgttaagtaATGTGggtatttgtttgattgtttgttggttgatgatgtgtttgtttgttgattgtGGTGTTTGTTCGTTCATGGGCGTTTTGGGGGCGTTTGTTTGTGTACTTGTTTGTCGGGATGTTTGTCCGGGGGGTTGGGGTGTTGTggtatgtgtttgtttgttagagTGTTAGGGTTGGTTGATTGGTTGTTTCTGCTTTTGTTGCTAGCTGCTGCTACTTTTTTTGGTTGAAAAGGGTAAAACAgtcatgttttctttttcttttaattgtctTGAAATTATGTTTCTTCTTCCATTGTTTGGACTTACTTCTTCCCGTTGAATAACTCCATCCTTGTTGTGGTCCATAACTTTGAACATGTTTCCCATGCCTTTCTGGTAGTTTGGCACAGCACCGAGTAACTCCACCTCGAAGATTAAATCCTCACCCCTGGGAATCAAGTCACCTGTTGGCACCAAACATCAAACAAAAGCATAACCAGTGACGTCAAGATACGTCATGCGTGACTTGAGACTCACGCCCTTATACGGATTCATTCCCTAATCTGTTTGATagagattttcaaattgtgCGTAAAGTGGACGTTTATAGTGACATCATGGAGTGCCTGACTTCTTGTTttgggccttttcgaaaccaaagCTTTAGCTTGGCTCCGGCTTAGGCTGATGTGTCAATTGTTTTGAAAACGTGTGTTTCCAGCACGGGGCTGCCCATAGTCAAACTAGTCGTCGTCGTGTTCCCTGCCTGCCGTTAATCGTTAATGCTGATCATAAAGCGGTCAGACTATTCATCCCCGCCAGCCTTCACTTAAGCCatatccgaattggtggctacggctacggatgttgctaagggtgttactAAGGAGGTCCTATACGTCAACGCCGAGGCCAAGgcgatctagctgtagccatagACGCAGCCGCCAATTCGGTCTTAACAAAACGGTCCCATTTAGGTAAATCTGTTCACTAACCTTCGAAGCCGTCCCTGCCGTTGCGAACGAGCGAAGCCGGCACGGTGAAGCGACGTTTCTCCGCTATGCACATGCCGATGATTCCAAGCTCCAGACCCTTGATGGAGTCTCCAACGCCCATACGGAACGCGACGGACACCCCTTCGGAGCCATCTTCTTTGTAACTTcagaaaaaaaacgggaaaaaaaacGTTGTAGCGAAAATACAGCAGTTGTAATTAGTCGACAATTACTGTTTAGTTTCCATCTGAAAGTTGATTGAAGCTTATGCACATCTATGGCCCAACTTCATGAGCTACAGTCTATATAGGCAGACAAttttgcaaagttttgtgctattaaacaaagcaggataccagtcaaagatgGTGATTATGAAATGGTATTTGGGCTGGCAAGCTTATTCTGATAAGCACTATTTTACTGTAATGAACTACGTTTGAGCTCTGTCATAGGCCCTGGAGGTACAAGCAAGCCACCGTCTAAACGAGGTcatgaaacaagggtgtttcgaCAGATAGAGAAAAGATAAAAAGGCAATAGGAGTCACAACTTATGAACAACGACGCTTTGCTTACTAGAATGTAgaatgttaaagcgctttataaatacatttaatataagttatttgtttttaagttagaatgaaatgaaaaagaCGCAACGATcgaacataaacaaaaattattctcGCAAAACCTAATAATACTCATACTTTCTCGTACAAGTTCACAATGTTTATGCACCCCTTCTGTAAACTCAGAACTTTAATCTCTGGCAAGACAAATACTTTTGAAAACAGTAACATAAAATGAGGGAAAATAAAATACTTACGTGGTGATAAACTCACTACCATCCGAAGCCTTCTTCCCTCTGAGATGAACCGTCACGGCGTCATCGTTCGAAGCCATTACCCTGTCACAAAACTTGCCCTCTTGTAAGACTTCAACTTTCACAAGATGCCTCTCTTCCTCTCCCTTCTTGGGCTTCTGCTCTTCATCTTTGTCTTCTACGTCTTGCTTCTCTTGGGTGTACTTGTCTCCTGATTTCTCACTCCCCGCCTCTTCATCCTCAGCCGGTGATGCTGCGCAGTTTTCTTTACTCAGGCAGACTCCCTCATCTTTTGTATCTGCCTCTTCACCTTCGACTTCTATCGTCTCAGCATCCTCCTCGGCTCGTGCCAAGGAAGTGAAGAGCAAAAAGATACAGGCGACTAGGTAAAGTCTCATTTTGAAAGTTTCTTTTTGTGCAACGCGTACGAATCCCCAAACCACAAACCCTAATTTAGAATCTTACTTTTTAAGTTTCAAATATCCAGCACTTCAGTTCCTAATATAATACAATGTAAACTTATTGTTCTTCGAATATGAAACTGGAATTAACAAAACATCTGATCATGGACGACGTTGATAATTTGTACCAATCCAAAAAACTTTCTAGTTTTAAGCAACCGTTTATACACGTGTACCAATCTCGTTATCCTGGCCCCGAAAATACAAACTCTTTGTACACGTAAACCCAGAGGTGAAAGTCCAACTTTGGACATTATCTCTAGCAAATTAGGGTACATATGTTCATGGGGTCTAAAACTTAATTCATCGTtggaaacattttcaaaagacTTCTGTGGGAGAAATACCAGATGTTCTGGACGGGGTGGTTTGTTATCGTGTTTGGTCGTGGGGAGTTCGGGCAAATCCGCCCGTATGTCGACGTGGCAAATATTGGGAACGCCACGATGGGTTCGGGCCTGTGTGATAAGCCAatctggtgtttttgttttagaatcTTGTTGTTTAGATTAAGAATTACAAGATCAAAGTCCACTGAAAGTGTAGAtgaggtttgttttattgtaagaTGAGTTTTACCTCATGTGTACTAAATTGCTATACGATCCAAATGTACAAGGTGTTCCTGTGCTTttacagacagtggacactattggtaattgtcaaagactagccttcccacttggtgtatctcaacatatgcacaacataacaaacctgtgaaaattttagctcgattggtcgtcgaagcagcgagatattattgaaagaaaaaaacactcttctCGCACCATGGTCaagcgaagttgtgtgctttcagatgcttgatttcgagacctcaaattctaaatctgaggtctcgaaatcaaattcgtggaaaattacctctttctcgaaaactacgtcacttcagagggagctatttctcacagtgttttatactatcaacctctccccattactcgtaatcaagaaaggttttatgataataatttttttgagtaattaccaatagtatccactgcgtTTAAGCCTATACACTGATCAGCTATACCAACAGAAAATAGCAAAACATTGAGCTTAGGGTTCGTTGCCTAGTTTGATTATATCTTATAAATTAGTTGATGATGCCGTGATATCGGCGAGTAATTAAATGAATGAACACAGGTTTGATGGTCTTCATTTTCTATCAACTGTGAAAACACAAAGGGTTTCCACAACATTTTCTCAGGGTCACACAAGGtttatgtgtttaaaatgtCTATGTTCATGCCTATGTGATACGAAGAAAcaactaaaacaattttcaatcaTTGTTTCACAGTCATTTTATTGTAAAACGTAACCAAAAAAAGAATCTGACGACTGATCTTTAATTCCAAAATAATAATCACGTACAATAAGCCATacagaaaacacaaagaaattgGAACTATACAACTATCAAGATGGAACTATACAATTTAACTATCAGTTTGTGTCAGCAAGATAGCAGGCTATAATTATTCACGGGTAAGGTTAAAGGGCATAATCCAGCCAGCAAGAATGTCTATTGACTTATCTGATTATCAGAATTGTTGTTCAAACTATAGGCCTTCATCTGCACCGACACTAGAAAGCAAAATTAAGTTTGATATTGGGGTCAAGAGATGGCGCTTCATGGGTTTCAACATTGAACTCAATTTTACTGACTGGATAGACAACTCAGCATATTTGATAGTATGGGTTCGGGTGTCACTGAACTTTATCGCGTTTGCTTCCAACTAGTTTTCCCATGAAAATGGATCTACTCTTTAAAATGGGAGTGTGcattgggctcaatttcatagcgctgcttaacattaagcaaatttgcgtgcttactgtagcagacaaatttgcttatgCCTTAGCGTATGGTTAGCAGAAACATTgcgcggccatattgcgtgtttaccatggatttgcattgtgacgccatttattttcgtgcggtaagcaccgaaAGGGTAGCATGCATTTTCGTGTTCTTACGgttagcagccctatgaaatagaaattgcacagtaagcataaaatcggccgctaagcagcgctatgaaattgggccctggtttggtTAGGCCATCCATGCACAACGTCACAATGTTTCAGTTTGCATTTTAACATCACATATAAAATAAGAATAAGTGGGCTGGCTCAACGGCGTATAAATAAGACAACTAACTACAATTTCGGTTGAGACAACCAGGCTATGTTGTTATAACCTTAAATATTGTGACAATCATTTTCATGGTGGTTACTTGTAGTATTTATTGGCATGGTGAATGAGTAAAACTTCGTACATGAATGAGGAACTAGTAATTAATTGGCATTGGGAAGAGGCAGGCATCTTGAATGAATAAGGAGCTTGTAAATTGGCACGGTGAAAGAGTCAGTCGCCATGTATTACGAATGAATAACTTGTAAATATTGTCATAGTAAAAGAGTCAGACGTCGTGAACGTACAATTTTACAAGGAGTTAGTAAATTGGTAGGCGAAAAATTCATGTACAAATATTAAAGCGTCTGACGTACATCCGGCAAGAGGGGACGATACGGCACTCTCCGTGGGAACGTGGTTGCAACATCATCTTCTGCACTTCTAAAACAGCATTGGTATAAGTCTATACGGCACCTTGGCTGTATATTCATCCCACGCTGATCCATACTTAGCCTTACATCTATGCTCATCCCGTACACATCGATGCACCAATAAGATGGTCATAAAGATGATGTAGAAGTACGGGTGTAGATGGGTCACACCACACGCCAGACAGTAAGCCAACGACCCCATAAGATCTCCGGTGTAGTTCATGTGCCGTGCTATGCCCCACCAACCGGAGAGAAGAAGCTTGCTTTGTCGCTTCTTGTTGTCTGAGCTGTAGTACTCCACCTTCATGTACTTGGGTTTGCTCCCCCAGACGGTGGCCTGGCCGTCGGAGCGACGGAATGAATCCTTCTGGTGGTTGACTGCGCGGAAGATGTAGTAGCCGGATAGACCGAGGAAAAGGACGCCACCAGCGGCTGCTTGCGAGAGATGGACTGGGTTGAAGACCAAGAAGAAGCCCTGTCGGGAGAGGGGAGTAAAATAGAAATGCTTTTGAAAAAGTAAAGAGGCAATTATTAATTAACACTATACACTAATGCGCAAAACTTTCAGTGTAAGATATTCTCTTGATTAAATTcttatagtttttgttttgtttttgtttttgtctttcatgcAAGTTGCCAGTCACACGAGGCCAGAAGGCCACTTTTAAAGGTGTGGGCTATAAATcaacattgtttttcttcagagccgttgccacctactcttgAGGTTAATACAAAGTTACCACCCTTACTGTCCATACTGAGGCTAGGGTATAATGGCTGGTCGAAAGCACTACCCCAACCTTACGAAGTAATCATTGCTAGTTTTTTGCTTAAGGAgaaaagtgtcacgaccgggactcgaacccacgccctgctgatcagaaacaccagaaccgTAGTCATAAACAGTGGTGTAACAAGAGGGGCGAGGGCAGGGAAGTCTGCCTCTCGCATAAAACGCTTGCTCCCTTTCCGTTTGTTTGCAACGTTTACGTACCTGTAGTGTGTACATGGTCGGCAGCCACACTGAGTCTCCCCATCCCAGCATAAAACCAAAATGGTCATGGTGCATGTCAATGGTGTTCAGGTACCAAGCTTCGTTCCAGAAGAAGTCCACAACATAGATAGCCTGGAGACCATTCACCAACACCATGGAGTTGGTCAAGTGTCCGTGCAACTCGTACTGCTTCCACGCGTACGACATGTTGATGATCGTCCAGGCTACTATCCCAGGTCGACCGTTGTAGAACAACTTGAAGTCGAACCATTTCCCGATGCGCGGGTTGAACTCGATCCCCATCAGGAAATCGTAGAGGATGTTCCCACTAAATTTGCGATCGGATTTGAAGGAAGGGAAGAGGTACGCCTTGACCATGGCGAAGATACTCACACTGTACCCCATGATGTTGGCCATGATCAGCAAGGGGCCGTAATTGTCCACGATGATCGTCGGGGAGAACCAGCGGAAGTGGAAGGCGTTTGCGAGGAAAAGAGCATTGGAGATGATCCAAGCCTGGAGACCGTTGACTCCGTAGCTAAGACGGTTACCGGCAGGGGTGACGGCACCGAGACACACGCCGCCACGATACCCAGGGATGATGTAGTGACACACGTCGGGAAGGTACCATAGTATAACCTTGAAGAAACAACAGTCAATATTTAAACTAAGTATTTCCATAATTAAGGTGTTTCCAATgtctattttaattttttttttcgttagcgTAAATTTAGTGAAATCTGTCCCCGAAGATTTGTCATGGGCTGAATGAGGTAGATtacaaagagggcgctgtccaaAGAAGTTTGTATAGGCAGTTTGTCCGTATGcaattgtttttgtctgtacacCAAAAGgaccactgtcgtagtgcttctCAATTGGGAAATGTTTCTAATTCGATTTTtgaaaagggaatccttaaacaaaaaatcaggaaaattttGAGGACTGCAACTCTATACTACAGAAATTGCTCTCCGTATGATGGAGAGAACCTCCTCCCAACATAATGTCAATGTTTGACCCGGAAATGGTTGACTGATTTAAAGCGAATAtcaagtttgtttaaaaaaaaaaatcaatttgcaGCTTAACCTTACCTGGAATGTAAACCAAATTGCGTACAGCGCGGCGGCTTTAGCAGTGACACTTGGGACATGTTGCCACAGTTGCGTCAAAGTGACGTCACCTGCTACAAGCTTGGTGATTGGCGTGCTCAGTTCACATTGGTAATCTGTACATGAAATGTAGTAATAGATGGGTAGCACGGGGCAACAGCAAAGGACGAAGAGGACTGCAAGCATGCTCAGTAGATCGACactcctgcaaaacaaaatcagacaaCAATCAGAAGTCAGCCAATGTTATTTTCACCATAAGTGAGCACGCGTGTCCAAATCGAGGCAGCCAGTGAAGCCACATGTCTCACTCTCGGATTGTATTGGATCAGGAAGCTCATCTAAAACgcttggtaatttttttttagtggacCACTGTTTGTGGCATTCACTCCCTAGCGAAGCTTTGATTTTCCCCGAGAAATCTCAAATCACTGCTTTTCCGACTGACTCAGGCCTTGACTGAATGGTTTTAACGTTAAAACGTTTATGAGAACTGACATGTGTCGCGACATGTCAGTTCTCAAGAACTTTAACCAGTCAGTCGGAAAAGCTATTGGTCATTGTTGCCATCACAAGCAAGTTGTAAACCGGTCGTCAGATTTTACTTcaacgttaaagacactggacactattggttattttcaaagaccagtcttctaaattggtgtatatcaacattatacataaaatatgaaacctgtgaacatttgagctcaattattggtcgtcgaagttgcgagataataatgaaagaaaaacacccttgtcacacgaagttgtgtgctttcagatgctggaattcgagacctcaaaatctaattcataggtcccgaaatcaaatgtgttgaaaataacttctttctagaaaactacgttttacttcagagggagccgtttctcacattgttttatactatcaacctctccccgttactcgttcccaagtatggttttatgctaatatttattttgagtaattaccaatagtgtccactgcctttaaaacgagTTAACACCGTGGTGCAACTAGTTAGCCTGTTTGGGGTATGTGGACACTAGGAGTgcactttttttgtttgggtgtatacagacaaatttacccaaaccctgAGTTTCATATGAATGCAATCActttaatatttcaaaatggcttatgaaGACTTATGTTGGAAAGGTGGGTCTTCGTAACCATGGCCTTTCCCCTATAGAAAATCTCTCATTGACCCGATATTCAAAAAAAGAAATAGGTAAGTAGGTATACGGTAGCTTACCATGCACGCCCCCACTCTCCCGGCTTCTGGGCATTGCCAGCCCTCTTCTTTGATGAATTCAACGGGTCAGCTTCGCCGCGACGGCCCGCTAACGGTACTTTTGACTTCATGTTTGAACTCTCTCAAGTCGAAAGTCACAATGACCGTTTTAGTGCCGCAATACCGttggtttgttttataataccGAAATAAATCTCAGCGTCAAAAATAAACCACACTCCTATACTGTGTAAAGATAAATATAACTCACGGCCGAGGTCTATTTCCAGGTGAGTGCAGATCACaatcagccattttgaaatgaCCTTTTTGCCACAATGATTAACTACATTGTATTTACGAACACTTTGGTTAATCTTCTCTTATCAGTTTGACACGAAGGGTCAGAAGGAAAAAATACTTAGGGAAGTTTCGAATTGGAGACTAAGTAGTTTTGGGGTTTTCGTTATCAGGGAATGTCAAGGGTTTTATAACCAGACGTActataaaattaaattatagtATAGCAGAGTTGGATTGAGCCTATTAGGCTCAAGTTCGTAGATCGAAGGTTGACTTTTAAATCGTTAATTATAGAATGGTGGTTCCAATTTTGTTGCTGCTTCATAAAGACTGAAGACAAAATCCTCTATCGTTGGATCGATATTGCAGACTTTTGTTCGAATTAAAGGAAAGCGCTTGTCGTCAATTTAGCAAATAACAACTCGGACTCGGGCAATCTAAAATGTGTGCGCAtaaaaaaatatcgagtttaTACAGCTCGTGGTTTTTCGGTATCAGTTAGTTGCCCTTTCTTTAAATTATACAGCACCATTTTTTTTCACGGCATCATATTATTTCATTACAAATACAGTACTTTATTTCTTTAACTTTTTTGGGAAATCGCATTGAAGCATCTATATACAAACAGATTGGCGCTTTATATATTGGCAATTTAGTGTTATTTGTATATTAATagcgttaaaggaacacgttgccttggatcggacgagttggtctataaaaaatcgtttgaaaccgtttgttatgaattgatatggttggaaagatgttttacaagtagaatataatgatccacacaagtatcactcaaaattgcacggttttcattttacatcgcaaattaacacggtcggccatttatgggagtcaactttttgactcccataaatggccgaccgtgttagtcgacgagataaaacgaaaaccacgcaattgtgaggcatatttgtgtagatcattgtattctacttttacaacgtctttctaatcatatcaattttataaaaaacggttacaaacgattttcgaagaccaactcgaccgatccaaggcaacgtgttcctttaatgtgaaCGTTTATTTTTGTGCGGATTTGACTGTTGTGTAATTGTGCGTGTCACGATGGCCTGAAGTGAAGGACAATTTATTGTTGCCCTCATAGGTGGACAGGGTTCATTCTGCCCCAAGTCAAATTCCAAAACCAagttaaacaattataattacACATTTCGGAGAAGGCCACACATTTAGAGAGTCCCAAATCATGCCCTGGTCTGTCCACCCCACTCAACCTCAAAACCATGGTCCTTGCCACCCCCTTACAACTAAAACCCGTTCTACTACCTTCCTTTGCCACTCCACCCAAACCCCTCTCCCGTCGATCAACGGCCCCCCCCCAGCCCGCCCATTCCCCCTCCCCCAATCCAACACCCTCTTCCTAGACCACCCAGACACGAAGTTCTAAAACACACTATTTTTTACATTAATCTTGATTGAGATACAAGTATCTTTATTTACACTTTTTGATATCATCAAATTATTCTTTATTTAAGTCCGTAGATCAACAAACTATTGTGAACAAAACTTCATTGTTCTTTCGAGGTAGTGAAGGCCGGTCTCAAGTCCAACGGTGACTCATATATAGTTATTACTCACAACTTTTTACTGATGAATTCCAAACTGGTTAAAGGTTAGGCACTATTTCAATACGCTCCATGGCGTGTGAATTTGAACACGAAATTTTAATATTCAAGTAATAGTATGAGTAACATTAATAACAATGATACTAAaaccatttttatatagcgtATATCACGTGAGGTACCTAAGCGCTCTAAAGGgaaatcaaccatttttgtacaaagtaagatatgtttttaaccggGTTTTGATTTgatctgatgtctcagcctgtttaacaacctctggaagactgtttcATAACTgactgctgcatattggaaagagcagGAACTGTACGgcttggttttgataactgggggagtcagaagggatttatttgaagatcgcTAAATCCTTGTTGTTTACACTGCTTTGAAGATAAACCGGGGCAATACCATTGATACATTGATAAGTCAGAACCAAAACTTTTAAATCAATTAacataggttttctcggtcaatttcggtaAATGgacattcaatttaattttcgtgcgttcgaattaaagctattttgcctttCCCATATTATTGCGTTTTCAATTTCAGAATTCGGCctttcaatttcgttttgaggcattcaagttcctttagcactctgttcaatttagcatatcgtcatttttgtttgacaaacaatcatcattcaatttagcaaagctggtttAAATAGAGATTTCGCTGAtttaattcatttcaatttcgtaaagaggcaatcaattttgCTTATTAAagattcaaataagtacgactaaagaaataTAAATAAGTGCGTACCGTCACTTTAGTTCAggcaaaccttttttttcttttctttatttaagTTTCAAGTTATACCTTTGCAGGGGACCCATGAGGTTAACCCCTCTTCTTTGTTTTAATCTAGTTTCGTTTTTATCGGAGGGAGgggagcttttttttttttagctgacCAAGATCtaattttgtattgtgtttgaTTGGatattgttaatgtttgttcTTCGCCAACCATCAATATGTTGCCAAAAGGTTTTTATCCCTCAAACATTATTAAGGAAAAACAAGTTAACCAACTGTTTTTAGATTGCACAAATTCAAAAAATGACTGCCCACAAGTTCAAAAAATGACTGcccaaaataaatttgaatgacTAAACACATGCCTCAAAAAactcctgcgaatttgaatgctgctttgttGAATTGTAAACTCGAATGATattcttttttaatttaaatgacGCAACAGTGCATTTGACTAGTCCTAAAACGAAATCGAACGACTTTTTTCAGTAACACTCGATTTCTAATAGAAATAGAATAGCGTTGCGGTTAAAATGGCCGTGCATTTGACGTCATTGATTGTTTTCGCTTTGGTTGTTTTCAGTTAATTGTTGCCATGGAAAAACTGCCAGCG from Asterias rubens chromosome 7, eAstRub1.3, whole genome shotgun sequence includes:
- the LOC117292367 gene encoding peptidyl-prolyl cis-trans isomerase FKBP14-like — encoded protein: MRLYLVACIFLLFTSLARAEEDAETIEVEGEEADTKDEGVCLSKENCAASPAEDEEAGSEKSGDKYTQEKQDVEDKDEEQKPKKGEEERHLVKVEVLQEGKFCDRVMASNDDAVTVHLRGKKASDGSEFITTYKEDGSEGVSVAFRMGVGDSIKGLELGIIGMCIAEKRRFTVPASLVRNGRDGFEGDLIPRGEDLIFEVELLGAVPNYQKGMGNMFKVMDHNKDGVIQREEMYDSIVGDESLIPRGCELADELTDEQMTKQDYDKDGVIQWKEFHLPKWDDM
- the LOC117292368 gene encoding 7-dehydrocholesterol reductase-like, translating into MKSKVPLAGRRGEADPLNSSKKRAGNAQKPGEWGRAWSVDLLSMLAVLFVLCCCPVLPIYYYISCTDYQCELSTPITKLVAGDVTLTQLWQHVPSVTAKAAALYAIWFTFQVILWYLPDVCHYIIPGYRGGVCLGAVTPAGNRLSYGVNGLQAWIISNALFLANAFHFRWFSPTIIVDNYGPLLIMANIMGYSVSIFAMVKAYLFPSFKSDRKFSGNILYDFLMGIEFNPRIGKWFDFKLFYNGRPGIVAWTIINMSYAWKQYELHGHLTNSMVLVNGLQAIYVVDFFWNEAWYLNTIDMHHDHFGFMLGWGDSVWLPTMYTLQGFFLVFNPVHLSQAAAGGVLFLGLSGYYIFRAVNHQKDSFRRSDGQATVWGSKPKYMKVEYYSSDNKKRQSKLLLSGWWGIARHMNYTGDLMGSLAYCLACGVTHLHPYFYIIFMTILLVHRCVRDEHRCKAKYGSAWDEYTAKVPYRLIPMLF